In the Ignavibacteriales bacterium genome, AGACTGATGAACAAGGGAATATAGTTCTTACAAAGTTAGATGAACTAACTCTTCAGCAAATTGCAAACGATGGTAAAGGAAAATATTATCGCGGTTCAAGTAGTGGTAATGAATTAGATCAAATCTACAATGAGCTTTCCAAAATTGAAAAGACAGAATATGGAACTGCAAAAGTTACAGATTATGAAGATCGATTTTATTACTTGCTTGCTGCAGCTATAATCCTGTTAATGATTGAATTCTTTATTTCAGAAAAAAGATCTGCTCGATGGGCAAAGTTTAGTAAAAAAGTTGGAATTGAATCTTAAAAAAATCAGTTGAAGTTGATATGAATAATGCAATGAAAAATAGAATTTACGCAATCGGCTTGTTGTTAATAATCTTTGTGTTGTTTGCCAATGTTTCTTTTTCCCAAAGTTTAAGAAGTCTTGTTAACGATGGTGTGGAAAAATATAAAGATAAAAAATTTCCGGATTCTGAAGTCAATTTTAAAAAAGGATTAGAGAAAGCACCGGATAACTTTAACGCAAAGTTTAATCTTGGCGATGCACTTTACAAACAACAGCGATACGATGAAGCAATTAAATCCTACCAGCAGGCGTTGCAAATGTCCAAAGATAATGAGTCTAAAGCAAAAACTTTTCATAACATTGGAAACTCATTACTAAAATCGGAAAAGGTACAGGAAAGTGTTGATGCCTATAAAAATTCATTGAAGCTGAATCCCAAGGATGAAGAAACTAAGTATAATCTTTCTTATGCGTTGAATAAGTTAAAACAACAAAAAGAAAATAAACAACAGGATAAGAATAAAGACAAGAACGATAAGAAGGATCAAAACAAAAACCAGAAAGATCAGGATAAACAGGACCAGAATAAGGACAAAAAAGATCAGCAGAATCAAAATCAGAATAAGGACCAACAATCCCAACAGGATAATACTAAGCAGCAGGATAAACAAAATCAGCAGGCAAAGCAGGATAAGAATAAAATGTCTAAGGAAGAAGCACAGCGCATTCTTAATGCACTAAAAAATAATGAACAGGATTTGCAAAAGAAACTTAGGAAGTTTGCAGGAAAGCGGGTAGCAACTTCTAAAGACTGGTAAAAAGATGGAATATTTACAATTAAACTATACTTTGAAAGAGGCTGGTATAAAGGTATAGGGGTATAAAGGTATAGGAGTAAAAGGTATAGGAGTATAAAGTACGTAGAGATCTTTCCAATATACCCATATACCCTTATACCCTTATACCTATATCCCAGAAACCACTTTCTTTTTAGTATAGTTTAATTTTTGCTTTGTAAATGAAAACTATTTTACTTCAAGTATATATTAGAATTACGTTTCTTATATTTGGACTGAACCTTAATTGAATCTTTGGTATGATAGAAAAGAAAAAAATATTTTTTATAATTTTAATAACGTTTATAATAAACTACAATCTGGCGGCACAATCATTTACGGCTTCAGTAAACAGTACGTCTGTGGGATCGAATGAACCTTTCGAAATTTCTTTCCAGTTTAATGGAGACGAAATTAACAGTCTTAGAAATTTCCATGCACCGGATTTTATGAATTTCAAGGTTATCTCCGGACCAAACCAATCTACAAGCATGCAGATAATTAATGGTTCAGTTTCTGCTTCTTTAAGTTATTCATTTTACGTAACCGCTTCGGCTTTAGGTAATTTTACAATCGGTTCAGCATCTATCGATTACAAGGGAAAGACGTATAAGACAGAACCAATAAAAATAAATGTTATTAAAGGTACTGCACCTCAATCACAGCAACAGCAGAAACAACAACAAAACAATGCACAGGTAAATACAAAGAATATTGCCGAGAATGTTTTCATTAAAGCATTTGCGGATAGACAGAAAGTTTATAAAGGGGAGCAGGTTACAGTTACTTATAAACTTTACACACGGTTAGATATTTCTTCTCCGCAAATTTCAAAGTTACCGCAATACCAGGGTTTTTGGGCAGAAGAAATAGAATCGCCAAATAGAATTTTCTTTACAACTGAAGTTGTTAATGGAAAGCAATACAGAGTTGCAACTTTGAAAAAAGCTGCTTTGTTCCCCACCCAAACAGGGCAGCTATCAGTTACACCATTTGAACTTACGATTCCTGTGGTTATTCCAAAGCAGCGCCGGCGCGGTGATATTTTTGATGAGTTCTTTAATGATCCATTTTTTAACCAGGGACAAACAGTTGATTACAAAGCTACGTCAAACACTTTAAGAGTAGATGTTCTGCCTCTTCCATCTTCAAATATCCCGGCTTCTTTCCACGGTGCAGTAGGCGATTTTTCATTCAAAGCTTCTGTTGATAAAAATAATGTTAAGATGAATGAACCTTTTACATTGAAATTATTTGTTTCCGGAACTGGAAACATTAGTCTGCTGGATTTACCAGAAATTACTTTGCCCGCCGGGCTTGAAAAGTATGAACCAAAAACCAATGATCAGATAAATAGAAGTGGTAGAATTTCCGGGCAGAAAGTTGTTGAGTATTTAATTGTACCACGGGCGATGGGTAAAAAGGAAATTGCACCGATTGAGTTTTCGTACTTCAACCCATCCAATAACAAATATTATACAGTAAGCTCTCAGACTTTTAATCTAAATGTTGAAAAGGGTGATGGAACTTACGGTGAGGGTGTGGCTGGATTCAATAAGGAGGATGTTAAACTTCTTGGCGAGGATATAAGATTTATAAAAACTACTTCTGATGATTTAGTAAAAAAAGGTGATTATACATATCTCAAATTTTGGTTCTGGGCAATTACATTGCTTCCATTAATTGCTTTTGTTGGCTTAATTGCATGGAAAAAGAGAGAAGATGAATTATCAGGTAATGTGCAATTGATGAAATTCCATCGGGCAGAAAAAATTGCACGGAATAGATTAAAAACAGCCAAGAAATCTTTTGATACACATAACCAGCAAGTTTTTTATTCCGATATTTCTCAGGCGCTATTCGGTTATCTTGAAGATAAATTGAAAATTCCCAAAGCTGATTTTTCAATTGATCGGGCAATTGAAGCTTTAAGAGATAATAATATTTCTGAAGAGTTTGTTGCAGAGGTGAGGAATTCAGTTGAGACTTGTGAATTTGCACGATTTGCTCCACAGAGCGATGGACAGGCTACGATGCAGGAAATGTATGAACGGGCTTCCAAAATTATTATTGAATTTGAAAAGAATCTTGTTACAAAGAATAAATTGAAATGAAAAAACTATTCATCTTCATATTATTAATTATTTCAATCCCATTATTAGCTAATGGTGAACCTGAAAGAATACTGGAAAAGGGAAATACCTTTTACCAGAACAATCAATTTGAACAAGCGATTGAAGTTTATGAAAAAATTTTGCATAACGGATACGAAAGTAAAAATCTTTATTATAATCTTGGCAATGCTAATTTTAGAATTGGCAGAATTGGCTATTCAATTCTGAATTATGAAAAAGCGCTTAAACTCTCACCAAATGATGAAGATATAAATTATAATCTAAAAATTGCTAATGCTCATACTGTTGATAAGATAGAAATGCTTCCAAAATTATTCTTTGTAAGATGGTGGGAATCGTTGGTAAATCTTTTCCCAATTAATGGCTGGTTGATAACAATCTATTTTATCTATTTGATTATTCTTTCTATCGCTGCGTTATATTTTTTTTCTAAAAGTTCCTTCATACAAAGATGGTCTTTTCTTACCGGTTCAATATTCGGAATTCTATTCTTATTATCATTGTTATTTTTCTTCCTTAAATTAAATCAGGATACAAACAGCAATTATGCAATTTTGATTGAATCAACAGTAACAGTTAAAACATCGCCGGATAATCAAAGTAATGATGCATTTATTATCCACGAAGGATTAAAAGTTAAAGTTGAAGATGAATTGAACAATTGGTATAAAGTGCGTCTTGCAGATGGAAAAATCGGTTGGTTACCAGAGGCGAATTTAAAAATAATTTAAGCGAGTGAAACTTTTCTTCCCTTCATCCTGTTGAATATTTACAACTGACTAAACGATAACAATTATTAAGGAAATAAATGAAAAATATATTTTTTGTTGCTGTACTTCTTTTATTAAGTGTAACTATTCTATCCAACGCCCAGGATAAAAAAATGATGGATATGAAAAAGAAAACTGGAAAAGAGGTATTAAAAAATAAAGAAGTAGTAAATTCAGATAACGCCAAAACAATTGATAAAAAAGGTAAAGTGGAAGAATCTGTTAAAATGGCTAATAATAAAGTTTGCCCGGTTTCCGGAGAAGAGCTTGAAAATAACGATGTAACTTACACATATAAGGGTGTAACTTATGGTCTTTGCTGCAAAAAATGCCTGGCAAAAGTAAAAAAGGATCCGGATAAATATTTATCAAAACTTTCAACTGATGGAAAAAGTTTATAGATGAACATATAATAAATCTAATTTATTTTATTCTAAGGTGGTTTAGTAACCACCTTTTTTTTGATTAATCATAAATGAGTCCACTCTAAAAAGCCGAAATACTCAAATTGTCATTCCCACGAAAGTGGGAATCTAAAACACGTAGAATTTTAAATAGATTCCCACTCCCGCCTTTCGCTGGCTGGTTCGTGGGAATGACAATTGGGCAATATTAGCTTTTTAAACCGGACTCATCTATGTAAATAAAAGTTTTATTAATTCATCCTTTGTAATATTTTCATTTATGGAAAGAGAATTAAGAATGTTGTTTAGAGTTCCAATTTTTAATTGATCGTGATTTGGAATTGTTATATGAAATTGTTCTGAACCAGACTGCTTAGTTAATCTAATGTGACTGCCTTTTTGTCGGGTTATAGAATATCCGATTTTTTCAAGTCTTTTTATTAAATCAACGGCGGAAACATCTCTTGGGATTTTCACGCTGCCATTACCTCTTCTTTAATGTAATGAAGCCTTATCAATTTTGGCATTTCTGAAATCTCGAAATGACAGGCAATTGCTTCCTTAATATTTTTTCTAAGTTCAACTAAATTCTCAGCCTCGGTAAAAATTGAATAACCTAAGGCTTTAGCTTCGTATCCACCTTCTAATGATTCTTCAATAATAAACATAATTTCATTATTCATACCTTTTTCCTGCTTTACTTTGTATAAAAATAAAAAATTATAGTTGCAAAGTAAATCATATTTAATAGCTATTTCATTAAAACCAACTTTGCGCTTTTCTCAATTACTATTTCAGTTTCGATTGATGATGCTGTAAGTTTATAAATATATATTCCACTTGAAACTTGTTCATCAGTGTTATTTCTTCCATCCCAAACAATTTCTTTATAACCAGCAGACTGATAACCAGATACTAATGTTTTAACTTCTCTTCCCAACAAGTCATAAATTCTCAATTCAACATTTGATGTATTTGGTAAAGAGTACTTTAGTGTTGTTGATGGATTGAATGGATTAGGATAGTTCTGCGATAAAGAAAATTCAATTGGCAAAATATTTACATCTACTTCAATTTCACCGGAGTATTTATACTGTCCGTCATTATCAATTTGTTTTAAGCGGTAAGAATAATTTCCGTTTAAAACATTTTTATCAATAAAAGAATATTCTTTTGGCGAGTTACTATTGCCGTTACCGTTTACAAAACCAACTTTTCCCCAATTTCTAATTCCCAATTTGTAATTCGTAATTCTTTGTACTGTAATGCTTCAAGTGGAAAAGGAATTTTCAAATTATAATATTTGTAAAATAAAAAATGGAGATTCCAACAATGAGAGAAAGAAAACACTACTCGGCTGAACAAAAAGTAATTATTCTAAGAGAACTTCTTGAAAACAAT is a window encoding:
- a CDS encoding tetratricopeptide repeat protein gives rise to the protein MKNRIYAIGLLLIIFVLFANVSFSQSLRSLVNDGVEKYKDKKFPDSEVNFKKGLEKAPDNFNAKFNLGDALYKQQRYDEAIKSYQQALQMSKDNESKAKTFHNIGNSLLKSEKVQESVDAYKNSLKLNPKDEETKYNLSYALNKLKQQKENKQQDKNKDKNDKKDQNKNQKDQDKQDQNKDKKDQQNQNQNKDQQSQQDNTKQQDKQNQQAKQDKNKMSKEEAQRILNALKNNEQDLQKKLRKFAGKRVATSKDW
- a CDS encoding BatD family protein; translated protein: MIEKKKIFFIILITFIINYNLAAQSFTASVNSTSVGSNEPFEISFQFNGDEINSLRNFHAPDFMNFKVISGPNQSTSMQIINGSVSASLSYSFYVTASALGNFTIGSASIDYKGKTYKTEPIKINVIKGTAPQSQQQQKQQQNNAQVNTKNIAENVFIKAFADRQKVYKGEQVTVTYKLYTRLDISSPQISKLPQYQGFWAEEIESPNRIFFTTEVVNGKQYRVATLKKAALFPTQTGQLSVTPFELTIPVVIPKQRRRGDIFDEFFNDPFFNQGQTVDYKATSNTLRVDVLPLPSSNIPASFHGAVGDFSFKASVDKNNVKMNEPFTLKLFVSGTGNISLLDLPEITLPAGLEKYEPKTNDQINRSGRISGQKVVEYLIVPRAMGKKEIAPIEFSYFNPSNNKYYTVSSQTFNLNVEKGDGTYGEGVAGFNKEDVKLLGEDIRFIKTTSDDLVKKGDYTYLKFWFWAITLLPLIAFVGLIAWKKREDELSGNVQLMKFHRAEKIARNRLKTAKKSFDTHNQQVFYSDISQALFGYLEDKLKIPKADFSIDRAIEALRDNNISEEFVAEVRNSVETCEFARFAPQSDGQATMQEMYERASKIIIEFEKNLVTKNKLK
- a CDS encoding type II toxin-antitoxin system HicA family toxin; the encoded protein is MKIPRDVSAVDLIKRLEKIGYSITRQKGSHIRLTKQSGSEQFHITIPNHDQLKIGTLNNILNSLSINENITKDELIKLLFT
- a CDS encoding 2-oxoisovalerate dehydrogenase: MNNEIMFIIEESLEGGYEAKALGYSIFTEAENLVELRKNIKEAIACHFEISEMPKLIRLHYIKEEVMAA
- a CDS encoding T9SS type A sorting domain-containing protein yields the protein MGIRNWGKVGFVNGNGNSNSPKEYSFIDKNVLNGNYSYRLKQIDNDGQYKYSGEIEVDVNILPIEFSLSQNYPNPFNPSTTLKYSLPNTSNVELRIYDLLGREVKTLVSGYQSAGYKEIVWDGRNNTDEQVSSGIYIYKLTASSIETEIVIEKSAKLVLMK